Within the Chloroflexota bacterium genome, the region TATGGCGAGAGCCTGGCCAAGGTCTGGAAACAGATCTGACGATTGACCAGGTGCGGGACAGGTTGCCTGGCGGGGAGTTGCCAGGGGGAAAAGAGCAGGAGAGGCAATCAGTTCCAGGAACGCAGCGGCAGGCGAGCCTGGACGTCCAGGTCCCAGCCGCTGACTAATCCTGCGTTCCACCGGTAGTGTCCGGCTGCGCCGATCATGGCCGCGTTATCGGTACACAGCCAGACAGGAGGGACCGAGACCTCAGGGCAAGGGTAGTCCGAGTGGGATACGGCGTTGGCCAGCCGGCGACGCAGTTCGAGATTGGCTGCCACCCCGCCACAGACATTGATGTGTTTGACCTCGAAGTGCCGGGCTGCGCTGAGGGTTTTGCTCACCAGGGCATCGGCCACAGCCAATTGAAAACTGGCTGCGACGTCGCGTATCATCTGCACGGCCCGGGCAGTATCGTCATCAGGCTCCCGTGTTTCCGCATCCCCGTGTCCCCGTGTCCCTGCGTCCCCGCGTCCCCGTGTCCCTGCGTCCCCGCGTCCCTGCGTCCCGGCGTCCCCTGCAGACTCGGCATACGCCTCAGGCCAGGCCTGGTCGTCGAGCAGAATCTGCTGTTCGCGAACCAGGCGCAGGACGGCCGTTTTCAGCCCACTGAAGCTGAAATTGTAGCGGTGTTCGGGCCTGTTCGTGAGTGCCCGGGGAAGATCAAAGGCGGCGGAATCACCGCCCACTGCGACTCGTTGGATTACCGGACCACCG harbors:
- the tsaD gene encoding tRNA (adenosine(37)-N6)-threonylcarbamoyltransferase complex transferase subunit TsaD, which produces MSTILAIETSCDETAAAVVTDGRTILSNVVASQIELHRRYGGVFPEVASRQHVLSITPVIEQALAEAAVDWTDLDAVAVTEGPGLAGSLLVGVNAAKGITFMRNLPLIGVNHLEGHIYSNWLRPEITPAGQGSFEGPGEQDKSVNTPALTIDNSSFPVLILIVSGGHTELILMEDHGRYRRLGGTLDDAAGEAFDKVARLLGLSYPGGPVIQRVAVGGDSAAFDLPRALTNRPEHRYNFSFSGLKTAVLRLVREQQILLDDQAWPEAYAESAGDAGTQGRGDAGTRGRGDAGTRGHGDAETREPDDDTARAVQMIRDVAASFQLAVADALVSKTLSAARHFEVKHINVCGGVAANLELRRRLANAVSHSDYPCPEVSVPPVWLCTDNAAMIGAAGHYRWNAGLVSGWDLDVQARLPLRSWN